A genome region from Streptomyces sp. S4.7 includes the following:
- a CDS encoding PP2C family protein-serine/threonine phosphatase: MPSESVAPGPGERLLEGLLAEAHAAAPMDLPWLVNRCATAIGLEQIMVYLVDIEQRHLVPLTKGMPLLGVDSTTGGRAYRTLELRIEESENGILTAWLPLVDGAERLGVLAIRTAVLDAEKLRRCRMIASVLAMAITSKRAYSDSLARYARREPMQLPAEMLRAFLPPRTIGNARVLSTAVLEPAYEIGGDAYDHSMTRSTLHVDILDSMGHDLAAGMTTAVALAGCRSARRDGGDLAEVSHTVDDALARWLPEQFCTGIISQLDLAGGRLRWCNCGHPPPLLIRGGRVLTGVLERPPQPPMGLRARFFETPRTVHEEQLEPGDRVLLYTDGVVESRVGDRREFGLERFTDSIIRATAAGELAPETLRRLIHSVLDAHDNRLRDDATLLLVEWRPPRAR; this comes from the coding sequence ATGCCGAGTGAGAGCGTGGCCCCCGGCCCTGGTGAGCGACTGCTCGAAGGGCTGCTCGCCGAGGCGCACGCAGCTGCGCCGATGGACCTCCCGTGGCTGGTCAACAGGTGCGCCACGGCGATCGGCCTGGAACAGATCATGGTGTATCTGGTCGACATAGAACAGCGGCACCTCGTCCCGCTCACCAAGGGAATGCCCCTCCTCGGTGTGGACTCCACGACGGGCGGCCGGGCGTACCGCACTCTTGAGCTGCGGATCGAGGAGTCGGAGAACGGCATCCTCACCGCGTGGCTACCACTGGTCGACGGAGCGGAGCGGCTCGGTGTGCTCGCCATCCGCACTGCCGTCCTCGACGCGGAAAAGCTGCGCCGCTGCCGGATGATCGCGTCGGTGCTCGCGATGGCGATCACCTCGAAGAGGGCGTACAGCGACAGCCTGGCCCGGTACGCCCGTAGGGAACCGATGCAGCTCCCCGCCGAGATGCTGCGCGCCTTTCTGCCGCCCAGGACCATCGGCAACGCCCGTGTGCTGTCGACGGCCGTACTGGAGCCGGCGTACGAGATCGGCGGCGACGCCTACGACCACTCGATGACGCGTTCGACCCTGCACGTCGACATCCTGGACTCGATGGGCCACGACCTCGCGGCGGGCATGACCACGGCTGTCGCGCTGGCGGGCTGCCGCAGCGCCCGCAGGGACGGCGGTGACCTCGCCGAGGTGTCCCACACCGTCGACGACGCGCTGGCGCGCTGGCTGCCCGAGCAGTTCTGCACGGGGATCATCAGCCAGCTGGACCTGGCGGGCGGTCGGCTCCGGTGGTGCAACTGCGGGCATCCGCCGCCGCTGCTGATCAGGGGAGGCCGCGTACTGACCGGCGTTCTGGAGCGGCCGCCCCAGCCACCGATGGGGCTGCGCGCCCGGTTCTTCGAAACCCCCCGTACGGTCCACGAGGAGCAACTGGAGCCCGGGGACCGGGTCTTGCTCTACACGGACGGCGTGGTCGAGTCACGCGTCGGGGATCGCAGGGAGTTCGGCCTCGAACGTTTCACCGACTCCATCATCCGGGCGACCGCGGCGGGGGAACTCGCCCCCGAGACGCTGCGCAGGCTCATCCACTCGGTTCTCGACGCCCATGACAACCGGCTGCGCGACGACGCCACGCTGCTGCTGGTCGAATGGCGACCGCCGCGCGCGAGGTGA
- a CDS encoding rhamnulokinase family protein yields the protein MGATSGRVMAARVGREGEGTLDLTEVHRFPNRPVRLPGSLRWDVLALYQGVLDGLGRAARTYDVASIGIDSWAVDYGLLDADGQLLGNPYHYRDVRTEGVGERLRDTVPAAELYRITGLQHLPFNTVFQLAAASGSAQLIAARTLLMMPDLLTHWLTGSVGAEATNASTTGLFDARAGDWSTGLMGRLGIDRSLFPPIRRPGDAAGTLLPYVAAETGLPESTPVTAVASHDTASAVAAVPATGPCFAYLSCGTWSLAGLELAEPVITEASRAANFTNELGLDGSYRFLRNVMGLWLLSESLRTWADRGLPAELGPLMEQAARSRPFAALIDPDDPVFLAPGDMPGRIAVYCERTGQRPPTDRAATVRCILESLALAHRAALRTAAELSGTDIRVVHLVGGGSRNELLCRLTSDATGLPVVAGPAEATALGNVLVQARTRGLVGDRAEMRRLVARTQRLRRYEPLGDGRAWSAAAARVGLDG from the coding sequence CTGGGCGCCACCAGTGGCCGGGTGATGGCGGCGCGGGTGGGCCGCGAGGGAGAGGGGACTCTGGATCTCACCGAGGTGCACCGCTTTCCGAACAGGCCGGTCCGGCTGCCGGGAAGCCTGCGGTGGGACGTACTCGCCCTGTACCAGGGGGTGCTCGACGGTCTCGGGCGCGCGGCGCGTACCTACGACGTCGCGTCGATCGGCATCGACAGCTGGGCGGTGGACTACGGGCTGCTCGACGCGGACGGGCAGTTGCTCGGCAATCCGTACCACTACCGGGACGTCCGCACCGAGGGTGTGGGGGAGCGCCTCCGGGACACGGTCCCGGCGGCGGAGCTGTACCGGATCACGGGGTTGCAGCATCTGCCGTTCAACACGGTCTTCCAGCTCGCGGCGGCCTCCGGCAGCGCCCAACTTATCGCCGCCAGGACGCTGTTGATGATGCCGGATCTGCTGACGCACTGGCTCACCGGCAGTGTCGGCGCCGAGGCCACGAACGCGTCCACCACGGGTCTGTTCGACGCCCGTGCGGGCGACTGGTCGACCGGGCTGATGGGCCGGCTGGGGATCGACCGGAGCCTCTTCCCGCCGATCCGGCGGCCGGGTGACGCGGCGGGCACCCTGCTGCCGTACGTGGCGGCCGAGACCGGGCTGCCGGAGTCGACGCCCGTCACGGCCGTGGCGTCGCACGACACGGCGTCGGCGGTGGCCGCCGTGCCGGCGACGGGGCCCTGTTTCGCGTATCTCTCCTGCGGTACGTGGTCGCTGGCCGGGCTGGAGCTGGCCGAGCCGGTGATCACGGAGGCGTCCAGGGCGGCCAATTTCACCAACGAGCTGGGTCTGGACGGCAGTTACCGGTTTCTGCGCAATGTCATGGGGCTGTGGCTGCTGTCGGAGAGCCTGCGCACCTGGGCGGACCGCGGGCTGCCCGCCGAGCTGGGGCCGCTGATGGAACAGGCGGCGCGGTCAAGGCCGTTCGCGGCGCTGATCGACCCGGACGACCCGGTGTTCCTCGCACCGGGCGACATGCCGGGCCGGATCGCCGTGTACTGCGAACGCACCGGCCAGCGACCGCCCACCGACCGGGCGGCGACGGTCCGTTGCATCCTGGAGAGCCTGGCCCTCGCGCACCGCGCCGCGCTGCGCACGGCGGCCGAACTGTCCGGCACGGACATCCGGGTGGTGCACCTGGTGGGCGGCGGCAGCCGTAACGAACTGCTCTGCCGGCTGACGTCGGACGCGACGGGACTGCCGGTGGTGGCGGGCCCGGCGGAGGCCACCGCCCTGGGCAACGTCCTGGTCCAGGCACGGACGCGGGGCCTCGTGGGCGACCGCGCCGAGATGCGCCGACTGGTGGCGCGGACCCAGCGGTTGCGCCGGTACGAGCCCCTGGGCGACGGCCGGGCATGGTCGGCGGCGGCGGCCCGGGTGGGACTCGACGGGTAG
- a CDS encoding Gfo/Idh/MocA family oxidoreductase → MEQTVPYDPHPSNESGPVRVGLVGAGPWARTMHARMLAAGPETALAAVWARRPEAARETAEPYGAAVAASFEELLDRCEAVAFAVPPSVQAELAVRAARAGRPMLLEKPLGPDLDAARRVADAVAEHGVVTQLVLTKRYHPATREFLRRAAEFEVTGARSCYLHGAFRAGELATPWRLEQGALLDLGPHLLDLLDMSVGPIASVRGSGDPRRWSELTCEHTNGAVSQASLSGSVGLERARTRVELYGPTGELTYDTAELDHEECWPVLRREFAAAVRSGVAGPLDAARGLRVQELIAMAHPRT, encoded by the coding sequence GTGGAGCAGACCGTGCCGTACGACCCGCACCCCTCGAACGAATCCGGCCCCGTCCGGGTCGGACTGGTGGGTGCCGGCCCCTGGGCCCGGACGATGCACGCCCGCATGCTCGCGGCCGGGCCCGAGACGGCGCTCGCCGCGGTATGGGCGCGCCGGCCGGAGGCCGCGCGGGAGACCGCCGAGCCGTACGGCGCCGCCGTCGCCGCGTCGTTCGAGGAGCTGCTCGACCGCTGCGAGGCCGTGGCCTTCGCCGTGCCCCCGTCCGTACAGGCCGAGTTGGCCGTACGCGCGGCACGGGCCGGCCGCCCGATGCTGCTGGAGAAGCCCCTCGGTCCCGATCTCGACGCCGCGCGACGGGTGGCCGACGCGGTGGCCGAGCACGGCGTCGTCACCCAGCTCGTCCTCACCAAGCGGTACCACCCGGCCACCAGGGAATTCCTGCGCCGGGCAGCGGAGTTCGAGGTGACCGGCGCGCGGTCGTGCTACCTGCACGGCGCCTTCCGCGCGGGCGAACTCGCCACGCCCTGGCGCCTGGAGCAGGGCGCGCTGCTCGACCTCGGACCCCATCTGCTCGATCTGCTGGACATGTCCGTGGGCCCGATCGCCTCGGTCCGCGGCTCGGGCGATCCGCGCCGCTGGTCGGAGCTGACCTGTGAGCACACCAACGGCGCGGTCAGCCAGGCCTCACTCTCCGGGTCGGTGGGTCTCGAACGGGCCCGTACGCGCGTCGAGCTGTACGGACCCACCGGTGAACTCACCTACGACACCGCCGAGTTGGACCATGAGGAGTGCTGGCCCGTGCTGCGCCGGGAGTTCGCCGCAGCGGTCCGCTCGGGCGTCGCGGGGCCCCTCGACGCGGCACGCGGGCTGCGCGTCCAGGAGCTGATCGCGATGGCGCACCCGAGGACGTGA
- a CDS encoding carbohydrate ABC transporter permease yields the protein MTRTQFSRTQFEERFFGAARWVTIAFLAAITIVPFYYMLLLSVKPIDALLLDPGSLWVAAKDFTVDTYRSVLEPTAEGGQGFLRMLLNSAAVALGTVLLTLAAAVPGAYAISRLRFFGSRHVSAVFLAVYLFPATLLAVPLFVMFAKLGLSGNLVGLAIVYIAQTVPVSIYMMRNYFTTIPRSIEEAAALDGCSRLQTVRKVILPLALPSLMATGLYVFMIAWNEFLFALLFLAASPDDWTVSLGLQQLAGGIEVSKTVLMAGSVVLTVPVVLLFFAAERLLTEGLTSGADKS from the coding sequence ATGACACGCACTCAGTTCAGCCGCACACAGTTCGAGGAGCGCTTCTTCGGCGCCGCCCGCTGGGTGACCATCGCGTTCCTGGCCGCGATCACGATCGTGCCCTTCTACTACATGCTCCTGCTCTCGGTGAAGCCGATCGACGCCCTGCTGCTGGACCCCGGTTCGCTCTGGGTGGCCGCCAAGGACTTCACCGTCGACACCTACCGCAGCGTGCTCGAGCCGACCGCCGAGGGCGGCCAGGGATTCCTGCGCATGCTGCTCAACTCGGCGGCCGTCGCCCTGGGCACGGTACTGCTCACCCTCGCCGCGGCGGTCCCCGGCGCGTACGCCATCAGCCGGCTCAGGTTCTTCGGCAGCCGGCACGTCAGCGCGGTGTTCCTCGCCGTCTATCTGTTCCCCGCCACACTGCTGGCGGTGCCGCTGTTCGTGATGTTCGCCAAACTCGGGCTCTCCGGGAACCTGGTGGGCCTGGCGATCGTGTACATCGCACAGACCGTGCCCGTGTCGATCTACATGATGAGGAACTACTTCACGACCATCCCCCGCAGCATCGAGGAGGCGGCGGCCCTGGACGGCTGCTCACGGCTCCAGACCGTACGCAAGGTGATCCTGCCCCTCGCCCTGCCGTCCCTGATGGCCACCGGGCTGTATGTGTTCATGATCGCCTGGAACGAGTTCCTCTTCGCCCTCCTCTTCCTGGCCGCGTCGCCCGACGACTGGACGGTCTCGCTGGGGCTCCAGCAACTCGCGGGCGGCATCGAGGTGTCCAAGACCGTTCTGATGGCCGGTTCCGTGGTCCTCACCGTCCCCGTGGTACTGCTGTTCTTCGCCGCCGAACGTCTGCTGACCGAGGGCCTGACCAGCGGCGCCGACAAGAGCTAG
- a CDS encoding PRC and DUF2382 domain-containing protein, with product MAADDVFHHVGELTGLTAYDAAGEKIGSVEQAYLDNETGRAEWVTVKTGMFGMKESFVPLAGARRDENGLQIPHAKELVKDAPRMDADEHLDVAQEQELYDHYGLTRPSGRSGSPGMSPAAGTPAKEGMAGREGMGNGGRGRADATGTTGGTDTSEAATAPATGRGEEDMVRSEERLRVGTEEHESGRARLRKIVVTENVTTTVPITHEEVRVVREPIKPGDRTIGRAPMGNAETEVILHAEEAVVRKEAVPVERVHLETEKVTEQKEVSADVRKEQVEYDAPGQDDSGRGGRRGPSH from the coding sequence ATGGCAGCCGACGATGTCTTCCACCACGTGGGCGAACTCACGGGGCTGACCGCCTACGACGCAGCCGGGGAGAAGATCGGCAGTGTCGAGCAGGCGTACCTCGACAACGAGACCGGCCGCGCCGAGTGGGTGACGGTCAAGACGGGAATGTTCGGCATGAAGGAGTCCTTCGTGCCCCTGGCGGGCGCCCGCCGAGACGAGAACGGACTCCAGATACCGCACGCCAAGGAACTGGTCAAGGACGCTCCTCGCATGGACGCCGACGAGCACCTCGACGTCGCCCAGGAGCAGGAGCTGTACGACCACTACGGTCTCACCCGCCCCAGCGGGCGCAGCGGGTCGCCGGGCATGAGCCCCGCGGCCGGCACGCCCGCCAAGGAAGGCATGGCCGGCCGGGAGGGCATGGGCAACGGCGGCCGGGGCCGGGCGGACGCCACGGGCACCACCGGCGGGACCGACACCTCCGAGGCGGCCACCGCTCCTGCCACCGGTCGCGGTGAGGAGGACATGGTGCGCTCGGAGGAACGGCTCCGGGTGGGCACCGAGGAGCACGAGTCCGGCCGGGCACGGCTCCGGAAGATCGTGGTGACCGAGAACGTCACGACCACCGTGCCCATCACCCACGAAGAGGTCCGAGTCGTACGCGAGCCCATCAAGCCGGGCGACCGCACCATCGGCCGGGCCCCCATGGGCAACGCCGAGACCGAGGTGATCCTGCACGCCGAGGAGGCGGTCGTCCGTAAGGAGGCCGTACCGGTGGAGCGTGTGCATCTGGAGACCGAGAAGGTCACCGAGCAGAAGGAGGTGTCGGCCGACGTCCGCAAGGAGCAGGTCGAGTACGACGCCCCCGGACAGGACGACAGCGGACGCGGCGGCAGGCGCGGTCCCAGCCACTGA
- a CDS encoding ROK family protein, with protein sequence MPANQASPGHLLRLIRDGQATTRGELQHATGLSRSTIGNRLDQLFAAGWLRDATGTSTGGRPSARLEFDSGHAVVIAVDLETRHSRAAVLDLAGRILAERSEPLLIADGPDKVLDTLAGWFPGLLEAAGAEPARLCGIGLSVPGPVDWATGQVIQPPIMPGWDQYPIPERMQQAYTRHVPEAATTPVPVLVDNDANLMAYAEQRVHYPDCSAFVLVKVSTGIGAGVVVDGEPYRGIDGGAGDIGHIRLHDRADALCMCGAYGCLAAVASGRAIAGQLTSAGIPTTSGSDVRERLADGQPDAVRLAREAGRRVGEVLVTVVTLLNPGVLVLAGDLAGTPFLTGVRELLYQRAMPRTTAHLNVVTSGLGDQAALTGAATMVVEQLYAPDRADDRLAATNG encoded by the coding sequence ATGCCGGCCAACCAGGCGAGCCCCGGGCATCTGCTGCGGCTGATCCGTGACGGACAGGCCACCACCCGCGGCGAGTTGCAGCACGCGACCGGACTCTCCCGGTCCACCATCGGCAACCGCCTCGACCAGCTGTTCGCGGCGGGCTGGCTGCGTGACGCGACGGGCACGTCCACCGGCGGACGGCCCTCCGCACGCCTGGAGTTCGACTCCGGGCACGCCGTGGTCATCGCCGTCGACCTGGAGACGCGGCACAGCCGCGCCGCCGTACTCGACCTCGCGGGACGGATCCTGGCCGAGCGCTCGGAGCCGCTGCTCATCGCCGACGGGCCCGACAAGGTCCTCGACACACTGGCGGGCTGGTTCCCCGGCCTCCTCGAAGCGGCCGGTGCCGAACCCGCCCGGCTGTGCGGCATCGGCCTGTCCGTTCCCGGGCCGGTCGACTGGGCCACCGGCCAGGTCATCCAGCCGCCGATCATGCCCGGCTGGGACCAGTACCCGATCCCGGAGCGCATGCAGCAGGCGTACACGCGCCATGTCCCGGAAGCCGCGACGACCCCGGTGCCGGTGCTCGTCGACAACGACGCCAATCTGATGGCGTACGCGGAACAGCGCGTCCACTACCCGGACTGCTCGGCGTTCGTGCTGGTCAAGGTGTCGACGGGGATCGGCGCCGGGGTCGTCGTGGACGGGGAGCCGTACCGGGGCATCGACGGCGGCGCCGGCGACATCGGGCACATCCGGCTGCACGACCGGGCCGACGCCCTGTGCATGTGCGGCGCGTACGGATGTCTGGCCGCCGTCGCCAGCGGGCGCGCCATCGCCGGGCAGCTCACGTCGGCGGGCATCCCGACCACCTCGGGGTCCGACGTACGCGAACGTCTGGCCGACGGTCAGCCCGACGCGGTACGTCTGGCGCGGGAGGCCGGGCGCCGGGTGGGGGAAGTGCTGGTGACGGTCGTGACGCTCCTCAATCCGGGAGTGCTCGTCCTGGCCGGGGACCTCGCGGGCACCCCGTTCCTCACGGGGGTACGGGAGTTGCTGTACCAGCGCGCCATGCCGCGCACGACCGCGCATCTGAACGTCGTGACATCCGGTCTCGGCGACCAGGCCGCGCTCACCGGCGCCGCGACGATGGTGGTCGAACAGCTCTACGCACCGGACCGGGCGGACGACAGGCTGGCCGCGACGAACGGGTAG
- a CDS encoding TauD/TfdA family dioxygenase yields the protein MAAVSASGTSAVSTASAPPALRDPRIPADGLYEGHRDLRRVPEGWEDRPYELFGLVPQSRTIGAEIRGLDLSVPPSPAVRDELNRALLEWKVLFFRGQRLTSDAQRAFALNWGRLETNPLLTAGDTDEVARFDRTTVPTFENVWHTDVTFRERPALGAVLQLREVPPAGGDTMWADMAVAYDNLPREVRARIDGARAVHDFVPGFARFCPAERLAPFQDVFPPVEHPVVRTHPETGRRMLFVNASFTTRVVGLEQADSDRLLRLLFQQAHVPEYQVRFRWQAGDIAFWDNRATQHYAVADYGTHRRVAERVAIAGDRPY from the coding sequence ATCGCCGCCGTATCCGCGTCCGGCACTTCCGCTGTCTCCACCGCCTCCGCCCCTCCCGCCCTGCGCGATCCCCGCATCCCCGCCGACGGCCTGTACGAGGGGCATCGGGACCTGCGCCGCGTTCCCGAGGGCTGGGAGGACCGGCCGTACGAACTCTTCGGGCTCGTCCCGCAGTCGCGCACCATCGGTGCCGAGATCCGCGGTCTGGATCTGTCGGTCCCGCCGTCGCCCGCCGTGCGCGACGAGCTCAACCGCGCCCTCCTGGAGTGGAAGGTGCTCTTCTTCCGCGGACAGCGCCTGACCTCCGACGCGCAGCGCGCGTTCGCCCTCAACTGGGGGCGGCTGGAGACCAATCCCCTGCTGACGGCGGGGGACACCGACGAGGTGGCGCGCTTCGACCGTACGACCGTCCCGACCTTCGAGAACGTGTGGCACACGGACGTCACGTTCCGGGAGCGCCCGGCGCTGGGTGCCGTACTGCAACTGCGCGAGGTGCCGCCCGCCGGCGGCGACACCATGTGGGCCGACATGGCGGTGGCGTACGACAATCTGCCCCGCGAAGTGAGGGCCCGGATCGACGGCGCGCGTGCCGTGCACGACTTCGTGCCCGGCTTCGCACGGTTCTGCCCCGCCGAACGGCTCGCCCCGTTCCAGGACGTCTTCCCCCCGGTGGAACACCCGGTGGTGCGCACGCACCCGGAGACGGGACGGCGGATGCTCTTCGTCAACGCGTCGTTCACCACCCGCGTCGTGGGCCTCGAACAGGCGGACAGCGACCGGCTGCTGCGGCTGCTCTTCCAGCAGGCGCATGTGCCCGAGTACCAGGTCCGGTTCCGCTGGCAGGCGGGCGACATCGCCTTCTGGGACAACCGCGCCACCCAGCACTACGCGGTCGCCGACTACGGCACGCACCGGCGGGTGGCCGAGCGTGTCGCCATCGCCGGCGACCGTCCGTACTGA
- a CDS encoding bifunctional aldolase/short-chain dehydrogenase: MTPSPEAAQHPTAAELLARSHRLGADPRNTNYAGGNTSAKGSAPDPVSGADTELMWVKGSGGDLGTLTAPGLAVLRIDRLRALAEVYPGVEREDEMVAAFDYCLHGKGGAAPSIDTAMHGLVDAAHVDHLHPDSGIALACAADGEALTAECFGDRVVWVPWRRPGFQLGLDIAAVKEANPLAIGCVLGGHGITAWGDTSRECEENSLTIIREAERFLAERGEPEPFGPPLDGYGPLPEAKRRARAAALAPLLRGLASTDRPQVGHFTDSEPVLDFLARAEHPRLAALGTSCPDHFLRTKVRPLVLDLPACAPLDEVTARFTRLHEEYRARYAAYYDRHADADSPAMRGADPAIVLVPGVGMFSYGKDKQTARVAGEFYLNAINVMRGAEAVSSYAPIDESEKFRIEYWALEEAKLRRMPAPKPLATRVALVTGAGSGIGKAVAHRLAAEGACVVVADVNAAGAAEVAVELGGADRAVAVTVDVTDENAIAAAFREAVLAFGGVDLVVNNAGISISKPLLETTARDWDLQHDIMARGSFLVSREAARVMTGQGLGGDIVYITSKNAVFAGPNNIAYSATKADQAHQVRLLAAELGEHGIRVNGVNPDGVVRGSGIFAAGWGAQRAAVYGVAEEELGEFYARRTLLKREVLPEHVANAVFALTGGDLTHTTGLHIPVDAGVAAAFLR, from the coding sequence ATGACGCCCTCCCCCGAAGCCGCCCAGCACCCTACGGCCGCCGAACTCCTCGCGCGTTCGCACCGTCTGGGCGCCGACCCGCGCAACACCAACTACGCGGGCGGCAACACCTCCGCCAAGGGCTCGGCCCCCGATCCGGTGAGTGGCGCCGACACCGAACTGATGTGGGTGAAGGGATCGGGCGGGGACCTGGGGACGCTCACCGCGCCGGGACTGGCCGTGCTCCGGATCGACCGGCTGCGCGCGCTCGCCGAGGTGTACCCGGGCGTGGAGCGCGAGGACGAGATGGTGGCCGCCTTCGACTACTGCCTGCACGGCAAGGGCGGCGCGGCCCCCTCCATCGACACCGCCATGCACGGTCTGGTGGACGCCGCACACGTCGATCATCTGCACCCCGACTCCGGCATCGCGCTCGCCTGCGCCGCCGACGGCGAGGCACTGACGGCGGAGTGCTTCGGCGACCGCGTGGTGTGGGTGCCGTGGCGCCGGCCCGGCTTCCAGCTCGGCCTGGACATCGCCGCGGTGAAGGAGGCGAACCCGCTCGCGATCGGCTGTGTGCTCGGCGGCCACGGCATCACCGCGTGGGGCGACACGTCGCGGGAGTGCGAGGAGAACTCGCTGACCATCATCCGCGAGGCAGAGCGGTTCCTCGCCGAGCGCGGCGAGCCGGAGCCGTTCGGGCCGCCCCTGGACGGGTACGGCCCGCTGCCCGAGGCTAAGCGGCGGGCGCGCGCCGCCGCGCTGGCGCCGCTGCTGCGGGGGCTGGCCTCCACCGACCGGCCACAGGTGGGGCACTTCACCGACAGCGAGCCCGTGCTGGACTTCCTGGCCCGCGCCGAGCACCCGCGGCTCGCGGCCCTCGGCACCTCGTGCCCGGACCACTTCCTCCGTACGAAGGTGCGGCCGCTGGTCCTCGATCTGCCCGCTTGCGCGCCGCTCGACGAGGTGACGGCCCGGTTCACGCGGCTGCACGAGGAGTACCGGGCGCGCTACGCCGCCTACTACGACCGGCACGCCGACGCCGACTCACCCGCGATGCGCGGCGCCGACCCGGCGATCGTGCTGGTGCCGGGCGTGGGCATGTTCTCGTACGGCAAGGACAAACAGACGGCGCGGGTGGCCGGCGAGTTCTACCTCAACGCGATCAACGTGATGCGGGGCGCCGAGGCGGTCTCGTCGTACGCGCCGATCGACGAGTCGGAGAAGTTCCGCATCGAGTACTGGGCTCTGGAGGAGGCGAAGCTGCGGCGGATGCCCGCTCCGAAGCCGCTGGCCACCCGTGTCGCGCTGGTGACGGGCGCGGGGTCGGGCATCGGGAAGGCCGTCGCGCACCGGCTCGCGGCCGAGGGCGCCTGTGTGGTCGTCGCCGACGTGAACGCGGCGGGCGCGGCGGAGGTCGCCGTTGAACTGGGCGGCGCGGACCGGGCGGTGGCGGTCACCGTCGACGTGACCGACGAGAACGCGATCGCCGCCGCCTTCCGTGAAGCGGTGCTCGCCTTCGGCGGGGTGGATCTGGTCGTCAACAACGCCGGGATCTCCATCTCGAAGCCGCTGCTGGAGACGACCGCGCGGGACTGGGACCTCCAGCACGACATCATGGCGCGCGGCTCGTTCCTGGTCTCCCGGGAGGCGGCGCGGGTGATGACCGGGCAGGGGCTGGGCGGCGACATCGTCTACATCACGTCGAAGAACGCGGTGTTCGCCGGACCCAACAACATCGCCTACTCGGCGACGAAGGCGGATCAGGCCCATCAAGTACGGCTGCTGGCAGCCGAGTTGGGCGAGCACGGGATCCGGGTCAACGGCGTCAACCCGGACGGGGTGGTACGCGGGTCGGGGATCTTCGCGGCGGGCTGGGGGGCACAGCGGGCGGCGGTGTACGGGGTGGCGGAGGAGGAGCTGGGCGAGTTCTACGCCCGGCGGACACTGCTCAAGCGCGAGGTGCTGCCGGAGCATGTGGCGAACGCGGTGTTCGCCCTGACCGGCGGCGATCTCACCCACACCACCGGGCTGCACATCCCGGTGGACGCGGGTGTCGCAGCGGCGTTCCTGCGCTGA